ATCGATACGCTTCTCGTCCACAACCCCGGCATAGATAAAGCAGAGATTCCTTCGGATATTGTAACTGCAAGTGGTAGTGGTCTGGACCCTAATATTTCTGTTCAGGCGGCTGAAATACAGGTCAAACGCATTTCAAAAATTAGAGGCATTGCTGAGGACAAATTGCAAGCACTAATTGCCTCTAACACAGAAAAGCCCTTTTTGGGATTATTTGGAACAGAAAAGATAAATGTGTTGAAGCTGAACCTGGCACTAGATAATCTAAAATAGGCAGCTTTTGAAAATTGATCCTCTTAAAATGAAACAAATAAAAATAACCACCTGGGTAATGATCAGTAGTCAGTTATTCATCAGTCTTTTTGCCTGCGGGCAAACAAAAAACAATTCATCCTTATCTTTTAGCGGCTATGTTGAAGTTTATTATACTTATAATATTAATAACTCCTCGAGCCATACAGATCCTGGATTTATCTATTCTTTTAACAAGATGAATGAATTTGCGTTAAACCTGGGCTATATCAAGGCTTCTTATCAGGGGCAAGAAGTCCGTGCCAATTTCGCAATAGCAGCAGGTACGTATATGAATGCCAACTATGCAGGGGAAAATGGAACATTGAAAAATATTTATGAAGAGGATGCAGGCGTAAAAATTTCCAGGAAAAAAGAACTGTGGATTGACGTCGGCATCCTGCCTTCCCACATTGGGTACGCAAGCGCAGTAGGAATGGACTGCTGGGCGCTCACACGCAGTATTCAGGCAGACAACTCGCCCTTTTTTGAGACCGGTGCGAGGATCTCTTATACTTCCAATAATAAACGATGGTATATGGCTGCATTATTATTAAACGGATGGCAGAGAATTGAAATGAATGAAGGCAATACTATTCCTTCATTCGGTCATCAGCTTACTTTTAAACCGAATGATAAGCTGACTTTAAACAGCAGCTCTTTTATTGGCAATGATAACACTGATAGTGCACGCAAATGGCGTTTCTTTCATGATTTGTATATGCAATATCAAATCACCAAACAATTTGGTCTTATCGCCGCATTTGACATCGGTGCGGAGCAAAAAGCTAAAGAAAGCAGAAGCTACAATTGCTGGTATTCACCTGTTATTATCGGAAAGCTGGCACTCAGCAATAAATCTTCTTTTACTATGCGCGCAGAATATTATCGTGACAAAAACGGCGTAATTATTAATGAGGTAATGCCAAATGGATTTCAGACCTTTGGCTATTCTATCAATTTTGATCTGAAAATGAAAGACAATATCCTCTGGCGTATCGAGGCAAAAGATTTATCAAGTAAGGATATGATATTTATTGATCATGCAACACCTAAGAGAAATGATTTGCTTTTTACAACATCTTTAGCAGTTGAATTTTAACCATTAATGAAAGATACAAAGAAATCGGCACAAGAATTTTTAGCCTTGATTCAAAAATCCCGGCGTGGGAAATTCAAGGTCTATATTGGCATGAGTGCCGGTGTTGGCAAGAGCTATCGTATGTTACAGGAGGCACAATCCCTGCTAAGAACCGGCGTCGATGTAAAAATTGGTTTTATTGAAACACATGGCAGAAAAGAAACGCATGAATTATTAGATGGGCTTCCGGTGATCCCTATTCGGAAAATCTTTTATAAAGGGAAAGAACTGGAAGAAATGGATCTGTCTGCCATAATTAATCTTCGTCCTGAAATTGTGATTGTGGATGAACTCGCGCATACAAATATCGAAGGGAGTAAAAACAGTAAACGCTGGCAGGATGTCATGGATATTCTTGATGCAGGTATCAGTGTGATTTCAGCAGTGAATATCCAGCATATCGAAAGTCTGAATGATGATGTAAAAAGCATTACAGGCATTGAAGTAAAGGAACGCATCCCCGATGCTATAATTGCCCAGGCAGATGAAGTGGTCAATATTGACCTTACTGCCGACGAATTAATCGCAAGGCTTAAAGAAGGAAAGATCTATCATCCTGATAAAATTGAGACGGCCTTAAAAAATTTTTTCCAATCTGAACATATCTTACAGCTGCGCGAACTTGCTTTAAAAGAAGTGGCATCACAAGTAGAACGCAAGGTAGAAGCAGAAGTAACAAAAACGAATACCGGGCAGCGTGAACGTTTCTTGGCCTGCATCAGCAGTAATGAAACAACAGCTAAAGTCGTCATTCGCAAAACATCCAGGCTCGCGAATTATTATAATAGTAAATGGTACGTTTTATATGTGCAGACACAGAAAGAAAGCTTGGAGAAAATTCCATTAGACAAACAACGATTTTTAATTAACAATTTTAAATTGGCAACAGAGCTAGGAGCCGAGATTATTAAGATCGAAAATAATAATATCGTAAAATCTATTTTACAACAAGCCGAAGAAAGAAAAGTGACGACTATTTGCATGGGGAAACCTCATTTCAGTATCCTAAAAATAATTCTTGCTACCAACGTGTTTAATGAATTGCTGAGAAAATTGACCAGTAGCAATATTGATTTAGTAATTTTATCCTGAAGTCTAAAATATGAAAATAAAGGCGAAACTTGTATCGGGCATAGGTTTACTATTTGTGATGGTAACATTGCTTACCGCCATTGGCTCTATATTTATCAGTAAGCTTTCTAGCGATACTAAAAAGATTCTAGTGGCGAATTACAATACAATTGCCTATTCGCGCAATATGTTAAATGCCTTAAATAATGGTATTGGACTACCCAAACAAACACAGTTTTTTGAAGAAAATCTCAATAAGCAACAACAGAACATAACCGAAGCCGGAGAACAACAATTAACATTCAATTTAACGAGTGATTTTAGTGCGTTGAAAAACACAACGGATAGCGCTTCTTCATTAAAAATACTAAGGACAGATATTTCAGATATCATGTTACTTAATATGAAAGCCATTCAACGCAAGAGTAACATCGCACAACAGACCTCGGAGAATGCAATATTCTGGGTAGAAGTTATTGGTGCGCTTTGCTTTCTGATTAGTTTTACCTTATTATTCAATCTTCCGAATAATATCGCTAACCCTATTAAAGCACTTACCAATAGTATCAAACAAATTGCAGCACAGAACTATTCTCAAAGATTGCATTTTGAAAGCCACGATGAATTCGGGGAGCTGGCCATGTCCTTTAACTCTATGGCCGAAAAACTAGAAGAGTATCGTACCGGCAATCTTGAAAAACTATTAAACGAAAAAAAACGTATTGATACGCTTATTAACAATATGCGTGAACCTGTAATTGGTCTGGACGCAGAGAACAAAGTACTGTTTTTTAATGACAATGCATTAAAAATTACAGGCTTGAAATTGGAAGATGTATTGGGAAAATCTATTCAAACTATTGCCGTTTATAATGATCTGATCCGGAATCTTATTCAAGAATTATTTGTTCTAGGTAAAGAAAAAATACAACCCAAAAGGCCTCCAATGAAAATTTTTGCCGACAATAAAGAAAGCTATTTTGAACAAGAAATTATTCCAATAAAAATTATCCCTACTGGAGAAAAAGAAGAAATAGAAATAGGGAATGTAATTTTATTGAAAAACATCACGGAATATAAAGAGCTTGACTTTGCGAAAACAAATTTTATCGCCACTGTTTCTCATGAATTTAAAACGCCCATCTCTTCCATTAAAATGAGTTTACAACTTTTGGAGAACGAGCATATTGGCGCATTAAATGAAGAGCAGAAAAATTTAGTCGAGAGTATCAAAGACGACAGTAACAGGCTTTTAAAAATCACCAGTGAATTACTGAATGTCACTCAGGTAGAAAGCGGCAGTGTTCAATTGAATATGCGGGCAGTCAATGTTTCAGAAATTATGGATTACGCATTAAATGCCAATAAAAATGCGGCAGAGCAAAAAAATATTCATTTACAGGTCAATTTACCCACTCAACCTTTATATATATTTGCAGATAAAGAAAAAACTGCCTGGGTTTTAAATAATATCATCTCCAATGCGATAAGATATTCTTATGATCACTCCATAATAACAATTACGGTTTCTGCTAAAAATAACCAAGTTATATTTTCAGTAACAGATTCTGGCCAGGGCATATCACCGGAATATATCCCCAAAATTTTCGATCGTTATTTCAGGAT
The Arachidicoccus soli DNA segment above includes these coding regions:
- a CDS encoding porin, whose translation is MKQIKITTWVMISSQLFISLFACGQTKNNSSLSFSGYVEVYYTYNINNSSSHTDPGFIYSFNKMNEFALNLGYIKASYQGQEVRANFAIAAGTYMNANYAGENGTLKNIYEEDAGVKISRKKELWIDVGILPSHIGYASAVGMDCWALTRSIQADNSPFFETGARISYTSNNKRWYMAALLLNGWQRIEMNEGNTIPSFGHQLTFKPNDKLTLNSSSFIGNDNTDSARKWRFFHDLYMQYQITKQFGLIAAFDIGAEQKAKESRSYNCWYSPVIIGKLALSNKSSFTMRAEYYRDKNGVIINEVMPNGFQTFGYSINFDLKMKDNILWRIEAKDLSSKDMIFIDHATPKRNDLLFTTSLAVEF
- a CDS encoding sensor protein KdpD; the protein is MKDTKKSAQEFLALIQKSRRGKFKVYIGMSAGVGKSYRMLQEAQSLLRTGVDVKIGFIETHGRKETHELLDGLPVIPIRKIFYKGKELEEMDLSAIINLRPEIVIVDELAHTNIEGSKNSKRWQDVMDILDAGISVISAVNIQHIESLNDDVKSITGIEVKERIPDAIIAQADEVVNIDLTADELIARLKEGKIYHPDKIETALKNFFQSEHILQLRELALKEVASQVERKVEAEVTKTNTGQRERFLACISSNETTAKVVIRKTSRLANYYNSKWYVLYVQTQKESLEKIPLDKQRFLINNFKLATELGAEIIKIENNNIVKSILQQAEERKVTTICMGKPHFSILKIILATNVFNELLRKLTSSNIDLVILS
- a CDS encoding HAMP domain-containing sensor histidine kinase encodes the protein MKIKAKLVSGIGLLFVMVTLLTAIGSIFISKLSSDTKKILVANYNTIAYSRNMLNALNNGIGLPKQTQFFEENLNKQQQNITEAGEQQLTFNLTSDFSALKNTTDSASSLKILRTDISDIMLLNMKAIQRKSNIAQQTSENAIFWVEVIGALCFLISFTLLFNLPNNIANPIKALTNSIKQIAAQNYSQRLHFESHDEFGELAMSFNSMAEKLEEYRTGNLEKLLNEKKRIDTLINNMREPVIGLDAENKVLFFNDNALKITGLKLEDVLGKSIQTIAVYNDLIRNLIQELFVLGKEKIQPKRPPMKIFADNKESYFEQEIIPIKIIPTGEKEEIEIGNVILLKNITEYKELDFAKTNFIATVSHEFKTPISSIKMSLQLLENEHIGALNEEQKNLVESIKDDSNRLLKITSELLNVTQVESGSVQLNMRAVNVSEIMDYALNANKNAAEQKNIHLQVNLPTQPLYIFADKEKTAWVLNNIISNAIRYSYDHSIITITVSAKNNQVIFSVTDSGQGISPEYIPKIFDRYFRIPNTKKEGTGLGLSISKEFMEAQKGSIDVESEYGKGSCFSIKLPIAPH